A portion of the Streptococcus sp. Marseille-Q6470 genome contains these proteins:
- a CDS encoding translation factor (SUA5), producing MTKHIQWNGTLSQEGYDILKGEGGCIVCPTKVGYIIMTSDKAGLERKFEAKERNRNKPGVVLCGSMDELRALAQLNPEIEAFYQKHWDEDILLGCILPWEPEAFEKLKEYGDGREELMTDVRGTSCFVIKFGKAGEQLAAKLWEEGKMVYASSANPSGKGNRGKVEGIGQRIEGAVDLVIEADDYVASIQPDKTVETRYEQGVMVSMVDKEGKLIPEQGGARSTSPAPVVIRKGLDIDKIMMHLSDTFNSWDYRQGEYY from the coding sequence ATGACAAAACACATTCAATGGAACGGAACACTTTCACAAGAAGGTTATGACATTTTAAAAGGTGAGGGCGGATGTATCGTTTGTCCTACTAAAGTCGGATACATTATCATGACTAGTGACAAGGCAGGTCTTGAACGTAAGTTTGAAGCAAAAGAGCGTAACCGTAACAAACCAGGTGTGGTTCTCTGTGGTAGCATGGATGAACTTCGTGCCCTTGCGCAATTGAACCCTGAAATCGAAGCCTTCTACCAAAAACATTGGGATGAAGATATTCTCCTCGGTTGTATCCTTCCATGGGAACCAGAAGCTTTTGAAAAACTCAAAGAATACGGTGATGGACGTGAAGAACTCATGACTGACGTTCGTGGAACGAGCTGTTTCGTTATCAAGTTTGGAAAAGCTGGTGAACAATTGGCTGCCAAACTTTGGGAAGAAGGTAAGATGGTCTACGCTTCATCAGCAAACCCATCTGGGAAAGGAAATCGAGGTAAAGTTGAAGGAATCGGTCAACGTATCGAAGGAGCAGTGGATCTTGTCATTGAGGCAGACGACTACGTTGCTTCTATCCAACCAGACAAAACAGTTGAAACTCGCTACGAGCAAGGTGTGATGGTCTCTATGGTCGATAAAGAAGGCAAGCTCATCCCAGAACAAGGTGGAGCACGCTCAACTTCACCAGCACCAGTCGTGATCCGTAAAGGACTTGACATCGATAAAATCATGATGCATCTGTCAGACACCTTTAACTCATGGGACTACCGTCAAGGGGAGTATTATTAA
- the leuD gene encoding 3-isopropylmalate dehydratase small subunit, with product MEKFTVFTGTTVPLMNDNIDTDQILPKQFLKLIDKKGFGKYLMYAWRYLDNQYTENPDFVFNRPEYCKASILITGDNFGAGSSREHAAWALADYGFKVVIAGSFGDIHYNNELNNGMLPIVQPREVREELAQLQPTDQVTVDLEQQKIISPVGEFTFEIDSEWKHKLLNGLDDIGITLQYEDLIAAYEKQRPAYWQE from the coding sequence ATGGAAAAATTCACAGTATTTACGGGAACAACCGTTCCTCTTATGAATGATAATATTGATACCGACCAAATCCTTCCCAAGCAGTTTCTCAAGTTGATTGATAAAAAAGGTTTTGGTAAGTACCTCATGTATGCTTGGCGTTATTTGGACAATCAGTATACTGAGAATCCAGACTTTGTCTTTAACCGACCAGAATACTGCAAAGCTAGTATTCTCATTACAGGGGATAACTTTGGGGCTGGATCTTCAAGAGAGCACGCAGCTTGGGCTCTAGCAGATTACGGCTTTAAGGTCGTGATTGCAGGCTCTTTCGGAGATATTCATTACAATAATGAACTCAATAATGGTATGTTGCCTATTGTCCAGCCCAGAGAGGTTAGAGAGGAACTCGCCCAGCTCCAACCAACTGACCAAGTAACAGTAGACTTGGAACAACAAAAAATCATCTCACCAGTTGGAGAATTCACTTTCGAAATCGATAGCGAATGGAAACACAAGCTCCTAAATGGTTTGGATGACATTGGTATCACCTTGCAGTATGAAGATTTGATTGCTGCCTATGAAAAACAGCGCCCAGCTTACTGGCAGGAATAG
- a CDS encoding xanthine phosphoribosyltransferase, producing the protein MKLLEERILKDGNILGENILKVDSFLTHQVDYSLLREIGRTFAEHFKNAGITKVVTIEASGIAPALYVAEQLDVPMIFAKKAKNITMNEGILTAEVYSFTKQVTSTVSIAGKFLSPGDKVLIIDDFLANGQAAKGLIQIIEQAGANVEAVGIVIEKSFQDGRELLEKLGHQVVSLARLERFENGKVIFKEADI; encoded by the coding sequence GTGAAATTACTAGAGGAACGTATTTTAAAAGATGGGAATATTCTAGGTGAGAATATTCTTAAGGTGGATTCCTTCTTGACCCACCAAGTTGACTATTCCTTGCTGCGTGAGATCGGTCGTACCTTTGCAGAGCATTTTAAAAATGCTGGTATTACCAAAGTTGTAACCATTGAGGCGTCTGGAATTGCTCCAGCTCTTTATGTAGCTGAACAATTGGATGTGCCCATGATTTTTGCTAAGAAGGCAAAAAATATTACTATGAATGAAGGAATTTTGACTGCTGAAGTATATTCTTTCACGAAACAAGTTACTAGTACCGTATCTATTGCAGGGAAGTTCTTATCTCCAGGAGATAAAGTACTAATTATTGACGATTTTTTGGCAAATGGGCAAGCTGCTAAAGGTCTGATTCAGATTATTGAGCAAGCCGGTGCTAATGTTGAAGCTGTCGGAATTGTGATCGAAAAATCCTTCCAAGATGGTCGTGAACTATTAGAAAAATTAGGTCATCAGGTAGTATCACTTGCGCGTTTAGAGCGTTTTGAAAATGGAAAAGTTATCTTCAAGGAGGCAGATATCTAA
- the leuB gene encoding 3-isopropylmalate dehydrogenase, translated as MTKKIVALAGDGIGPEIMEAGLEVLAAIAEKTGFDYEIDRRPFGGAGIDAAGHPLPDETLKAAREADAILLAAIGSPRYDNATVRPEQGLLALRKELNLYANIRPVKIFESLKHLSPLKPERITGVDFVVVRELTGGIYFGDHILEERKARDINDYSYNEVDRIIRKAFEIAKGRRKMVTSIDKQNVLATSKLWRRVAEEVEKDYPDVILEHQLVDSATMLMITNPAKFDVIVTENLFGDILSDESSVLSGTLGVMPSASHSENGPSLYEPIHGSAPDIAGLGIANPISMILSVAMMLRDSFGRFEDAERIEDAVGASLVAGILTRDIGGQASTKEMTEAIIARL; from the coding sequence ATGACAAAGAAAATTGTTGCCCTTGCAGGTGACGGAATCGGCCCAGAAATCATGGAAGCTGGTTTAGAAGTTCTAGCCGCTATAGCCGAAAAAACAGGCTTTGACTATGAGATAGATAGGCGACCTTTTGGCGGTGCAGGTATTGATGCAGCAGGCCATCCTTTGCCAGATGAAACTTTAAAAGCTGCTAGAGAAGCAGATGCTATCCTTCTGGCAGCTATTGGTAGTCCTCGGTATGATAACGCAACGGTTCGACCTGAACAAGGCCTATTAGCTCTTCGCAAGGAACTCAATCTCTACGCCAATATTCGTCCGGTAAAAATCTTTGAGAGTCTCAAGCACTTGTCGCCTCTCAAACCTGAACGAATAACTGGTGTTGACTTTGTAGTAGTTCGTGAATTGACCGGAGGGATTTACTTTGGTGATCATATCCTTGAAGAGCGAAAAGCACGTGATATTAATGATTATAGTTACAATGAAGTGGACCGGATTATTCGCAAGGCCTTTGAAATAGCAAAGGGACGAAGAAAGATGGTTACTAGTATTGATAAGCAAAATGTTTTGGCAACTTCAAAACTCTGGAGGAGAGTGGCTGAGGAAGTCGAAAAAGATTATCCCGACGTAATCTTAGAACACCAGTTGGTTGATTCAGCTACCATGCTCATGATTACCAATCCGGCTAAGTTTGATGTTATCGTTACTGAGAATCTTTTCGGAGATATCTTATCTGATGAATCAAGCGTCCTATCTGGGACACTCGGAGTCATGCCATCGGCTAGTCACTCTGAAAACGGACCAAGTCTTTATGAGCCTATTCATGGTTCTGCACCTGATATAGCAGGTCTAGGAATTGCCAATCCTATTTCCATGATTTTATCAGTTGCTATGATGCTACGTGATAGTTTTGGACGATTTGAAGATGCAGAACGTATCGAAGATGCTGTAGGAGCAAGTTTAGTAGCTGGAATTTTAACGAGAGATATAGGAGGACAGGCTTCGACCAAGGAAATGACAGAAGCCATTATCGCAAGACTATGA
- the leuC gene encoding 3-isopropylmalate dehydratase large subunit encodes MAGKSIFDKLWDLHVITGEEGQPQLMYVDQHYIHEVTSPQAFQGLRDAGRRLRRPDLTFGTFDHNVPTVNIYDIRDVISKAQIDKLAENVEEFGIEHAAHGSEKQGIVHMVGPETGRTQPGKFIVCGDSHTATHGAFGAIAFGIGTSEVEHVFATQTLWQVKPKKMLVEFTGVPQKGVYAKDFILALIAKYGVACGVGYVVEYRGQAIDALTMEERMTICNMSIEFGSKMGIMNPDQKTYDHLKGRDCVPKDFDAAVDDWKRLVSDDDAVYDKVIQMDVSELAPMVTWGTNPAMGVDFDSNFPEIKDMNDERAYNYMELQPGQKPEDIELGYVFIGSCTNARLSDLQLAARFVEGKKIAPNLTAIVVPGSRPVKRAAEKLGLDKVFLDAGFEWRDPGCSMCLGMNPDKVPDGVHCASTSNRNFEDRQGFGAKTHLCSPAMAAAAAIAGRFVDVRQLPEAQ; translated from the coding sequence ATGGCAGGAAAATCGATTTTTGATAAATTATGGGACCTCCATGTCATCACAGGAGAAGAAGGACAACCTCAACTCATGTATGTAGATCAGCACTATATTCACGAGGTGACCAGTCCTCAAGCTTTTCAAGGATTACGAGATGCAGGACGTAGATTGAGACGACCAGATTTAACATTTGGTACCTTTGACCACAATGTACCAACGGTCAATATCTACGATATTCGAGATGTCATTTCCAAGGCGCAAATTGATAAGCTTGCTGAAAATGTTGAGGAGTTTGGGATTGAACATGCGGCCCACGGTTCTGAAAAGCAGGGAATCGTTCACATGGTAGGTCCAGAAACAGGACGGACGCAACCAGGAAAATTCATCGTCTGTGGCGATAGCCATACAGCTACCCACGGAGCTTTCGGGGCGATTGCTTTTGGAATAGGGACTAGCGAGGTCGAGCACGTATTTGCTACTCAAACCCTCTGGCAGGTTAAACCCAAGAAAATGTTGGTGGAATTCACAGGAGTTCCTCAAAAAGGGGTTTATGCCAAAGATTTCATTTTAGCCTTGATTGCCAAGTACGGTGTTGCTTGTGGTGTTGGCTACGTGGTGGAATATCGAGGTCAGGCCATTGATGCTCTGACCATGGAAGAGCGAATGACCATCTGTAATATGTCTATCGAGTTTGGCTCTAAGATGGGCATTATGAATCCAGATCAGAAGACTTATGACCATTTAAAGGGTCGTGATTGTGTTCCCAAGGATTTTGATGCGGCAGTGGACGATTGGAAAAGACTGGTTAGTGATGACGATGCGGTTTATGACAAGGTTATCCAGATGGATGTCTCTGAATTAGCTCCTATGGTGACTTGGGGGACCAATCCTGCTATGGGTGTTGACTTTGACAGCAACTTCCCAGAAATAAAGGATATGAATGATGAACGAGCCTACAATTACATGGAGTTACAACCAGGTCAGAAGCCGGAAGATATTGAACTAGGCTATGTCTTTATTGGTTCTTGTACCAACGCTAGACTTAGTGATTTGCAACTGGCGGCTCGATTTGTAGAAGGGAAGAAAATTGCCCCCAATCTAACAGCAATCGTGGTTCCGGGCTCTCGACCAGTCAAGCGAGCTGCTGAGAAGTTGGGATTGGATAAGGTCTTCCTAGATGCTGGCTTTGAATGGAGAGACCCAGGTTGCTCTATGTGTCTCGGAATGAATCCTGACAAGGTACCAGATGGTGTTCACTGTGCCTCAACTAGCAACCGTAATTTTGAAGATAGACAGGGATTTGGAGCGAAGACTCATCTTTGTAGTCCAGCAATGGCAGCTGCGGCAGCTATCGCAGGTCGTTTCGTAGATGTTCGTCAATTGCCTGAAGCCCAGTAA
- the guaC gene encoding GMP reductase: protein MLNEFPIFDYEDIQLIPNKCVLKSRAEADTQVTLGKHTFKLPVVPSNMQTILDEDVAEQLAKGGYFYIMHRFDEAGRIPFVKRMHEKGLIASISVGVKDYEYDFVSQLKDDAPEYITIDIAHGHADSVISMIQHIKKELPDTFVIAGNVGTPEAVRELENAGADATKVGIGPGKVCITKVKTGFGTGGWQLAALRWCAKAARKPIIADGGIRTHGDIAKSIRFGASMVMIGSLFAGHIESPGKTVEVDGKQFKEYYGSASEYQKGAYKNVEGKKILLPAKGHLQDTLTEMEQDLQSSISYAGGRKVADLRHVDYVIVKNSIWNGDAH, encoded by the coding sequence ATGTTAAACGAATTTCCGATCTTTGACTATGAAGATATTCAGCTAATCCCTAACAAGTGTGTCCTTAAAAGTCGTGCAGAAGCTGACACACAAGTGACACTTGGGAAGCACACCTTTAAATTACCAGTTGTTCCCTCTAATATGCAAACGATCTTGGATGAAGATGTTGCAGAACAACTTGCCAAGGGTGGTTATTTCTATATCATGCACCGCTTTGATGAAGCTGGGCGCATTCCATTTGTGAAACGCATGCATGAGAAAGGTTTGATTGCTTCTATCTCTGTTGGTGTTAAAGATTACGAGTATGATTTTGTGAGTCAATTAAAGGATGATGCTCCAGAGTACATCACTATTGATATCGCTCATGGACATGCTGACAGTGTGATTTCAATGATTCAGCACATCAAAAAAGAGTTGCCAGATACCTTTGTCATCGCCGGTAACGTTGGTACTCCAGAGGCAGTTCGTGAACTTGAAAATGCTGGAGCAGACGCTACTAAGGTCGGAATCGGTCCAGGTAAAGTATGTATCACTAAGGTTAAAACAGGCTTTGGTACTGGTGGTTGGCAGTTGGCGGCTCTTCGCTGGTGTGCTAAAGCTGCGCGTAAACCGATTATTGCCGATGGTGGTATCCGTACACACGGAGATATTGCCAAGTCAATCCGCTTTGGTGCAAGTATGGTTATGATTGGTTCTTTATTTGCAGGCCATATCGAAAGCCCTGGTAAAACTGTCGAAGTCGATGGTAAACAATTTAAAGAATACTATGGTTCCGCTTCAGAATACCAAAAAGGTGCCTATAAGAATGTCGAAGGTAAGAAAATTCTTCTTCCTGCCAAAGGACACTTACAAGATACCCTAACTGAGATGGAACAAGATTTGCAAAGTTCGATCTCTTATGCTGGAGGTCGAAAGGTAGCTGATCTTAGACATGTAGATTATGTGATTGTGAAGAACTCTATCTGGAATGGAGATGCTCACTAA
- a CDS encoding 2-isopropylmalate synthase produces MRVVEFLDTSLRDGEQTPGVNFSIKEKVAIAKQLEKWGISAIEAGFPAASPDSFKAVQEIAKAMKKTAVTCLARSVKSDIDACYEALKDAKYPQIHVFIATSPIHREFKLNKSKEEILEAIKEHVSYACSKFEVVEFSPEDATRTELDFLLQVVQTAVDAGAAYINIPDTVGFTTPEEYGSIFKYLIDNVQTDRQIIYSPHCHDDLGMAVANSLAAVKNGAGRVEGTINGIGERAGNAALEEIAVALNIRQDYYQAETSIVLDETINTSEMVSRFSGIPVPKNKAVVGGNAFSHESGIHQDGVLKNPLTYEIITPELVGVKSNNLPLGKLSGRHAFVEKLKELALDFTDEDINPLFAKFKALADKKQEVTDADIRALVAGTMVENPEGFHFDDLQLQTHAENAIEATVSLSNLDGEKVEFNATGQGSVEAIFNAIDKFFNQSVRLVSYTIDAVTDGIDAQARVLVTVENKDTETIFNAAGLDFDVLKASAIAYINANTLVQKENTGEMGRSVSYRDMPSL; encoded by the coding sequence ATGCGTGTAGTTGAGTTTTTAGATACTAGTCTCCGAGATGGTGAGCAGACGCCAGGTGTTAATTTTTCAATCAAGGAAAAGGTTGCTATTGCTAAACAACTGGAGAAATGGGGCATTTCAGCAATAGAAGCTGGTTTTCCAGCAGCTAGTCCAGATTCATTTAAAGCAGTTCAGGAAATCGCTAAAGCCATGAAGAAAACTGCAGTGACATGTTTAGCACGTTCTGTCAAATCTGATATTGATGCGTGTTATGAGGCGCTGAAGGATGCTAAGTATCCACAAATCCATGTCTTTATCGCAACTAGCCCTATTCATAGAGAGTTCAAGTTGAACAAGAGTAAAGAGGAAATATTGGAAGCAATTAAAGAACATGTTTCCTATGCATGTTCTAAGTTTGAAGTAGTAGAATTCTCTCCTGAAGATGCGACTAGAACCGAGTTGGATTTCCTTTTACAAGTCGTTCAGACAGCGGTAGATGCGGGTGCGGCCTATATCAATATTCCTGACACGGTTGGTTTTACGACACCAGAGGAATATGGAAGCATCTTTAAATACTTGATTGACAATGTACAAACTGACCGACAAATTATCTATTCACCTCACTGTCATGATGATCTTGGAATGGCGGTAGCAAATAGCCTTGCGGCCGTTAAGAATGGGGCAGGACGTGTTGAGGGAACCATTAACGGTATCGGAGAACGAGCTGGGAATGCTGCTCTAGAAGAGATAGCAGTAGCTCTCAATATTCGCCAAGATTATTACCAAGCAGAGACAAGCATCGTTCTAGATGAAACCATCAATACGTCTGAAATGGTTTCACGCTTCTCAGGGATTCCAGTTCCTAAAAATAAGGCAGTTGTCGGAGGAAATGCCTTTTCTCACGAATCAGGTATTCACCAAGATGGCGTTCTTAAAAATCCACTTACCTACGAAATCATCACACCAGAGCTGGTGGGTGTTAAGAGTAACAATCTGCCACTTGGTAAATTATCTGGTCGCCATGCCTTTGTAGAAAAACTAAAAGAATTGGCCCTAGACTTCACAGATGAGGATATCAATCCACTCTTTGCCAAGTTCAAAGCCTTAGCAGATAAGAAGCAAGAAGTTACAGACGCAGATATTCGGGCTCTGGTAGCTGGAACCATGGTTGAAAACCCAGAAGGCTTCCACTTTGATGATCTGCAACTTCAAACTCATGCGGAAAACGCTATTGAAGCGACCGTCAGTCTGTCTAATCTGGATGGTGAGAAGGTCGAATTTAATGCTACTGGGCAAGGTTCTGTAGAGGCTATCTTCAACGCTATCGACAAGTTCTTTAATCAATCGGTTCGTCTGGTATCCTATACAATAGATGCGGTAACGGATGGTATTGATGCCCAGGCTCGAGTATTAGTTACTGTTGAAAACAAAGACACAGAAACAATCTTTAATGCGGCCGGACTTGATTTTGATGTACTGAAGGCTTCAGCAATTGCATACATTAATGCCAATACCCTTGTTCAAAAAGAGAATACTGGCGAGATGGGACGCAGCGTCTCCTACCGAGATATGCCTAGTCTTTAA
- a CDS encoding nucleobase:cation symporter-2 family protein: MKQQENHSQAAVLGLQHLLAMYSGSILVPIMIAGALGYSAQQLTYLISTDIFMCGVATLLQLQLNKYFGVGLPIVLGVAFQSVAPLIMIGQSHGSGAMFGALIASGIYVILISGIFSKVANLFPAIVTGSVITTIGLTLIPVAIGNMGNNVEKPTGQSLALAMITVLIILLVNIFTKGFIKSISILIGLIAGTIIAATMGLVDFSPVAEAPLVHIPTPFYFGAPQFEISSIVMMCIIATVSMVESTGVYLALSDITKDPIDSTRLRNGYRAEGLAVLLGGLFNTFPYTGFSQNVGLVKLSGIRTRLPIYYAAGFLILLGLLPKFGALAQIIPSPVLGGAMLVMFGFVSLQGMQILSRVDFEHNEHNFLIAAVSISAGVGLNGSNLFNTLPTELQMFFSNGIVIASTVAIILNAILNRKK; this comes from the coding sequence ATGAAACAACAAGAAAACCACTCACAGGCAGCCGTTCTTGGTTTGCAACACTTACTTGCCATGTACTCGGGCTCAATTCTGGTACCAATCATGATTGCAGGTGCTTTAGGTTATTCAGCTCAACAGTTGACCTACCTTATTTCAACAGATATCTTTATGTGTGGGGTTGCAACTCTCTTACAATTGCAACTCAATAAATACTTTGGTGTTGGTTTGCCTATTGTTCTTGGGGTAGCCTTCCAGTCTGTTGCTCCTCTCATCATGATTGGACAAAGTCATGGTAGTGGTGCTATGTTTGGGGCCTTAATTGCTTCAGGGATTTATGTCATCTTGATTTCAGGTATCTTCTCTAAAGTTGCCAACCTTTTCCCTGCAATCGTAACTGGTTCAGTTATTACAACTATCGGATTGACCTTGATCCCAGTGGCCATCGGAAATATGGGAAATAACGTTGAAAAACCAACTGGACAAAGTTTAGCCTTAGCAATGATTACTGTGCTTATCATTCTTTTGGTCAATATCTTTACAAAAGGATTCATTAAATCAATTTCAATTCTGATTGGTTTGATTGCAGGTACTATCATCGCTGCGACTATGGGCTTGGTTGATTTCTCTCCAGTAGCAGAAGCTCCACTTGTTCATATCCCAACTCCATTCTACTTTGGTGCTCCACAATTTGAGATTTCTTCTATTGTAATGATGTGTATTATCGCTACTGTATCAATGGTAGAATCAACTGGTGTATATCTTGCCCTTTCTGATATTACTAAAGATCCAATCGATAGCACTCGTCTCCGTAATGGCTATCGTGCTGAAGGTCTTGCTGTTTTACTTGGTGGACTTTTCAACACCTTCCCTTATACAGGATTTTCACAAAACGTAGGTTTGGTGAAACTTTCTGGTATTCGTACACGTTTGCCGATATACTATGCTGCAGGCTTTCTTATCTTACTTGGTCTCTTGCCTAAGTTTGGTGCCTTAGCACAGATTATCCCAAGCCCTGTTCTAGGTGGAGCTATGCTGGTCATGTTCGGTTTCGTTTCACTTCAAGGGATGCAAATCTTGTCTCGTGTGGACTTCGAACATAATGAACACAACTTCCTCATTGCAGCAGTTTCTATTTCTGCTGGGGTGGGATTAAACGGTAGCAACCTCTTCAATACTCTACCAACCGAATTACAAATGTTCTTCTCAAATGGTATCGTTATTGCAAGTACAGTAGCTATTATCTTGAACGCTATTTTGAACCGTAAAAAATAA
- a CDS encoding YbaN family protein, translating into MRIIYLSIGFISLALAIVGVVLPLLPTTPFLLLSIACFSKSSKRFEDWLYHTKLYQTYVADFRETKSIARERKKKIIVSIYILMGISIYFAPLLPVKIALGCLTVFITYYLFKVIPDKE; encoded by the coding sequence ATGCGCATCATTTATCTCAGTATTGGATTCATCTCATTAGCTTTAGCCATCGTTGGTGTAGTCTTGCCTTTATTACCAACGACCCCATTTCTTTTATTGTCAATTGCCTGTTTTTCAAAATCTTCTAAACGGTTTGAAGATTGGCTCTATCATACCAAGCTCTATCAAACTTATGTTGCGGACTTTAGAGAAACTAAGTCTATTGCACGTGAACGTAAGAAGAAGATTATTGTTTCGATTTATATTTTGATGGGAATTTCCATTTATTTTGCTCCACTTTTACCTGTTAAAATTGCTTTAGGCTGCTTAACAGTATTTATAACCTATTATCTCTTTAAGGTCATACCAGATAAAGAATAA
- a CDS encoding MmcQ/YjbR family DNA-binding protein — MFEIFRAYQFNTKKAKEYGFVENQGIWTYSSPILQGDFLMRITVEDSDLRFQVFDQETGDLYPQVHMESMRGTFVGSVREACLEELFNIRKACFEVQEFICPQTKRIMTRVQEIYENQLEYLWEKSPDTAVLRHEDNQKWYAVLMKISWEKLDKSREGEVEVVNLKHDLVSDLLAERGIYPGFHMNKRYWISLPLDDTLTDEKVLELFEKSYFLTSKK, encoded by the coding sequence ATGTTTGAAATTTTTAGAGCCTATCAATTTAACACTAAAAAGGCTAAAGAGTATGGATTTGTAGAAAATCAAGGAATATGGACTTATAGTTCGCCTATTTTGCAGGGTGATTTTCTTATGAGGATTACAGTGGAGGATAGTGATTTAAGGTTTCAAGTTTTTGACCAGGAAACTGGTGACCTCTATCCTCAAGTTCACATGGAAAGCATGAGAGGAACTTTTGTCGGAAGTGTTCGAGAGGCATGCCTAGAGGAACTTTTTAACATCAGAAAGGCCTGTTTTGAAGTCCAGGAGTTTATCTGTCCTCAAACCAAGAGAATCATGACTCGAGTTCAAGAAATCTATGAAAATCAACTGGAATACTTATGGGAAAAATCTCCTGATACAGCTGTTTTACGCCATGAAGATAATCAGAAGTGGTATGCAGTACTAATGAAGATTTCTTGGGAAAAACTGGATAAGTCACGAGAAGGAGAAGTGGAAGTTGTGAATTTAAAACATGATTTGGTTTCTGATTTGTTAGCAGAAAGAGGCATTTATCCTGGCTTTCATATGAATAAACGCTATTGGATTAGTCTACCACTTGATGATACTCTGACTGACGAGAAGGTACTTGAATTATTTGAGAAAAGTTACTTTTTGACTTCGAAAAAATGA
- a CDS encoding DUF1294 domain-containing protein: protein MKLNEGITVALLIWNLLIFIIYGIDKSKARRKAWRIPEKILLILAFTCGGFGAWLAGITFHHKTRKWYFKTVWFLGMVTTLIALYFIWR from the coding sequence ATGAAACTAAACGAAGGAATTACTGTTGCTCTCTTGATTTGGAACCTTTTGATTTTTATAATCTATGGCATTGACAAATCCAAGGCAAGGAGAAAAGCCTGGCGCATCCCTGAGAAAATCTTACTCATTTTAGCTTTTACTTGTGGTGGTTTTGGTGCTTGGTTAGCAGGAATCACTTTTCATCACAAGACTAGAAAATGGTACTTTAAAACAGTTTGGTTTCTTGGGATGGTGACCACACTAATCGCTTTGTATTTTATATGGAGGTAA
- a CDS encoding copper homeostasis protein CutC, which yields MIYEFCAENVTLLEKAMQAGARRIELCDNLAVGGTTPSYGVTKAAVELASDYDTTIMTMIRPRGGDFVYNDLEVAIMLDDIRLTAQAGSQGVVFGALTADKKLDKANLEKLIAASKGMEIVFHMAFDELSDKDQLEAIDWLSQAGVRRILTRAGVSGDSLEKRFAHYHRILEHAAGKIEILPGGGIDMDNRQTFIDQLGVTQLHGTKVVF from the coding sequence ATGATTTACGAATTTTGTGCTGAAAATGTGACCTTGCTTGAAAAAGCTATGCAGGCAGGAGCTCGCCGTATTGAGCTCTGTGATAATTTAGCAGTTGGTGGAACAACTCCAAGCTACGGAGTAACCAAGGCAGCTGTGGAACTGGCATCCGACTATGATACGACCATTATGACAATGATTCGTCCACGGGGTGGTGACTTTGTCTACAATGACTTAGAAGTTGCCATCATGCTCGACGATATTCGTCTTACTGCACAGGCAGGTAGCCAAGGGGTTGTCTTTGGTGCATTGACAGCAGATAAGAAGTTGGACAAAGCCAACCTTGAAAAATTGATTGCAGCATCTAAAGGAATGGAAATTGTGTTCCATATGGCTTTTGATGAATTAAGTGATAAAGATCAGTTAGAAGCGATTGACTGGCTCAGTCAAGCTGGAGTAAGACGTATCCTGACCCGAGCTGGTGTATCTGGTGACTCTCTAGAGAAACGCTTTGCTCACTATCATAGAATTCTAGAACACGCAGCCGGTAAAATTGAAATTCTACCTGGTGGAGGAATTGACATGGACAACCGTCAAACCTTTATCGACCAACTGGGTGTGACACAATTACATGGAACCAAGGTTGTCTTCTAA